The genomic stretch GCGCGCTGGCGgcggggcggcggcggcgggccGGTCCGGACGGTAAGCCCGGGAGCCGCGGCAGTGCCCGGGCGCCGGCGCCGCCCCGCCGCGACCCGCCGCCCCGGCACTGCCTCACCCTCCATACCCGGCTCGACCTCGCTCGCTCGATACGAACGTTCTGCTCTCCTCGCTTCACTCTCGGCGTTGTTTGAACGCACTGTATCGAGGGAACGGTGTCGACTCGTCGGTATTATGATGTTCCCCGTATTGTGTCTCGTGATGTGTGAAGAAATTGCatggcatttttatttttatttctatatacttTATTTTCAGCGTTGATGATCTAAGTAATTTGGATCCGATAAATTGTcagaatattataaatataatgctatattaaataaaaatattaacaaaactcATGGCATTTACTAATGACATGAAATAATGCAAATTTGTCTTTAGAGAATAATTTGTGGCACACTAGTACTCTTACAAcccaaaaatttttatttacgttaATTGTGAAAATTCTATTTGTGTCCTTCGAGTGACACAAAAGTCCAAAATAGCTAGGTTGTTCAAGATCGTATGGAAACCAAATATTAATGATGTTATTATTCTGAACTGTTTATATCCACTCTTACAGTATgtctattaagtttttttttttttgttttaagcctCGTCATGTTTGCTGTAATTAGCGTAAATTGCTTCTATTACTCTTTGGAAGACAAAGTAAAACCACAAATATTAGTTAAAATGCTTTATGTGCCGTGAGTTTAAGTAGTTCTATCGTGTAGTTAGTGATCTGATCAAATACGCGCTTGCAGATTGATGAACTACAGGTAGTGTTTATGCATTCAGAATGCAGTCGGCTGCCGGCCGGAGTGACGGAGGCGGACGCGGAGGTGTTCCGAGCGGCGCGGGCGGCCGCCGGACTGCCGGAGGACGCGACCccgccgccccccgcgcccgcgccccTCACACCCTCCCTCGCCCCGCCCGCCCCCACCGTCCGCTGCCCCTCCGCCATCGAGTTCGGACAGTGGGAGATCGAGACCTGGTACTCGAGCCCGTTCCCGCAAGAGTACGCCAGGTACGTAACGTACGTGCTGGTCCGTCGCGCGTCGATCCTTTAGTGTTCaatttaaatcttaatataagtttattttttcagGTTACCGAAATTATTCCTGTGCGAGTTCTGTTTGAAATACGCGAAGAGTCGCGGCGTCCTGGCGCGGCACGTGGACAAGTGTCCGTGGCGCCACCCCCCCGCCACCGAGATCTATCGGCGGGACGACCTCTCCGTGTTCGAGGTGGACGGCAACGCGAACAAGCTCTATTGCCAAAACCTGTGCCTGCTTGCCAAGCTCTTTCTCGACCACAAGACTCTCTACTACGACGTGGAGCCTTTTTTGTTCTATGTGCTGACTAAAAATGATGCGAAAGGCTGTCATTTAGTCGGCTACTTCTCCAAAGAGAAACACTGTCAACAGAAGTACAACGTTTCGTGTATCATGACCATGCCGCAGTACCAGCGTCAGGGCTACGGAAGGTTCCTGATACATTTCAGTGAGTGGTGAAGTCccctaaattattttagtgtgtCGAATGATGAGCGATGTTGTTCATTATACATGTTTCAAAgaaaattaatcaattttttttcgcCAGGTTATTTACTGTCGAAAGAAGAAGGCCAGCCGGGCACACCAGAGAAGCCTCTGTCGGATCTCGGGCGCGTGTCGTATCACGCCTATTGGAAGTCCGTCATCCTCGAATACTTGCACGACCATCGGAACGAACCGTTCACGTTCGAGCACATCGCGCACGCAACCGGCATGCACATGAACGACATCGGCGGCACCTTCCAGCTGCTCGGCTTCCTGCGCTACCTGCCGGGGGACGAGGCCCGGCTGGGTCTGTGCGTGGACTGGGCCCGCGTGGACGCGCACGCCGCGCGCCTGCGAGCCAGGCCGCGCCTCGAGATCGACCCCGAGTGTCTGCGCTGGACGCCGCTGGTGCCGGCCGCCGTCAACCCCTTCCGCTCGCCCGACGACACCGCGCCCGACTCGCGCTCCGACCCCGAGCCGCCCACCGACGCGGAGGACGAGCCGGCGCACGAGGAAGCCGCGCCGCCCTCCGCCCTCCCGGAACCCGCGCCCGCTGTCGAGGTCACGTCCTCGGGCCGCCGCCGCACCCGACCTCTCAAGTACAGCGAATGTACTTACCAGACCGCACCCACTCCCGCCGAAGTCTGTCGAAAGAGAAAACGTGATAATGAGAGGAAAATTTCGGAGACCGTCGAAGATTCGGTCGGCAGCGAAACGCCAAGGAGTCACAGGAGCAGGAGTGTCATGGGATCCAAACCGCCCCAGCCCGACATCGCACCGCTTGAAAACGGCATCGCTAACTCCAAGGAGGTCGTCTCCGCGTCGGACAGCCAGGACCCACCGCCGACCACGGTACGTAAGATCCGACCTAAAAGGAAATTCAGATGGAAAGGTCGGCCTAGAAAACGGGTCAAAAGCGGCCGGAGCGAGCCAGAACCGGACCCGGCGCCGGCCGCGAAGAAGCCTCGTGTGGATCCTCAACTGGAGCAGCGAACCGATTACAAGACTGACGAGTCGACCGAACCAGAAGGCACGAACGTAGCGGCCGGCGAGGCGGGACCTCCGGCGCGACGCCCCGATGACGACAAGCGAGACTCCGGCGCCGCCTCTGAAGACTCCTCCGCCGAAGCAGATGATGAAATGGAGGCCGAGGAGAGAGACGAGGCTGCTCCCGTGCCTCCCGTCTCACCCCGCGCCCTCGAGGGCGATGCCACCGACCACCACACTTCCGACATGGAGTTGGACAGTATACATATGGATTCTCCGAAATCTCTGGCGGACGAGACACCTCCCGATCCTCCTGTACCTCAGCAGCCGTCTCCCGTTCCGGCGGCAGAAATCAGTCCGGCCGGCACTGCGGGGCCGGACACTCCACGCTTGCTTAACGGAGAAGTCAAATCACCTCTACCAGTCTCCGAAGATAAGGAAACGATAATCATTTCAGAATCTGATGACAACAATAGTCAAAGCTGTCCGTTACCGTCCCCGCACGCCCCGCCGCCCGCGCCCCCGCCCCCTCGCCTCCTGTCGCCCCCCGCGCCCGGCAGCCCCCCCGCCTGCCCCCCGGCCGTCTTGCCCCTCGTCACAACAGAGAACGCGCACATCGTGCTGGATGCAAAGGCTGCCCCCGCAACTCCGCCTCCCGGTCCCGTCACTCCCCTCGAGACCATCGTGGTGGAAGCCGAATCAGATTGCGCCGCCTCCCCGGCCTCGGCGGCGCTGGTCGAAGTCCGCGATAGACGAAAAGAGACCGTCATACAACATCAGAACTGTGAGGAGGTGAAACATTCAAATGAACCTTCGAACAAGAATGAAAGCACAAGTCAAGCATCTGAACAAAATCGAGACGCTTACGGCCAGCCCGCCTGCGACCGGAGACCAGAACATCCTAAGGTCGACGCGTACGCCGACGTAGAGCGCATCAAGAACAAGTTGACGAGTCCGGCGGGAGGCGCGAAGGACGCGGAGCTACCGTTCCGGGACGACGCGTCGCACGCCAGGAAGGACGAAATAACAGTGACGCGAACCGGCTCGGAGTCTACTCCGCCCGTCTACCACGCGCCCGTCGTCACCAACTCCATGACCATCCAGGAGATCAACGCCGCCCAGCACACGTTCCTCAACCACCGCGCCAACGTCAGCAAAGAGTCCCAAGGAGTGCAGACAGACCGCGTCCTGAAATCCAACGAAGCCAACCGCGGCGCCTCCAAAGGCACCAAACTGGAGGTGCCGCACCCCATCACCTCGCCCGTCGTCAACAGCGACGCCGCGCAGTTCCTGCCGCGGTGCCACAGCGCCAACGCAGCCGTCGGGCTGGGGGCGGAGCCCGACCTCAAGCCGCGCGAGAAGAGCAAGCTGCGCGACGTGCGCGTCAACTCGGCGCACTGCAAGCTCGAGAAGGGCGACAAGCGGCCGGCGCGCGCCGACACGCCGCTGCGCAAGCCCGACCCGGCGCCCGACGCGCACAAGaaagttgatttttttaaaaaggagaAAGCTAGTGCAGCTAAATGTGAGAAGAACGTCGCGATCAAGCACGACCGCGCCGAGCAGGCCGAGCCGCGGGCCGCATCCAAGATAAAGTATGACGCAGAACCGCCCAAACCGGACTACCAGATCCCCAACTACCACGCCGCGCCCGCTCAGTACCAGTGGCCGCCGTGGGACCCGGCGCGGCTGCAGTCGTCTTGGGATCATAAAAACTACCTCGACAAGTTGCAGGGGTTCAACCTGCCGCATCTGGAGCAGCCGCCGAAGTCTCCGCAGAAGTTGGCTGCCAAATATGACAATCTCGCTTACGGATTGTACGCCGCACCTCAGCCCAAAGAGAGCAAGCCGCCCACACGGAACAAGCAGCCCAAGGCGGCCGCGTGCCAATCTCAGTCGGATCAAAAGAAGACGAAGCAAGACTGCGGGGAGTACACCCATGCGTTCGCCTCTTGCGACAAGACTGACGGCGAAAAGAAACGTACGAAAAAAGAAGATGTAAAGGACGGGAAAGAAGACGTGGAGGCACTTCACTCGCTCGGAGTGTACACGCCGGACTCCAGCGGGAACTCCGTGCACTCCGTGCAGTACCCCACCTGCGAGCTGGATGTGAGTCAGCTCGGCCTGGAGTCTCCCAACAGCATCAGCTCGGACCTGGCGTCGCCCTGCTCCATGCTGCACGTGCCGCCCAGTCCGCAGTACCCGCACTCGTCGCTGCACATCCCCGCGATAATGTCGCAGCCCGCGCAACCGCTGCCGGCCAAGCACAAGATGAACAACAGAAATGCCAGGTAACACTTTCCTATCCACATATACTATAGCCTAAGCTGTTTATAAGCAGACTGTACGGTTTGCACATACCTAACACATACACATACCTTGGACCCCAAAACAGACAATAATATGAAGAGTGATTTTTCAGGGTTCaaaattgataattataattgattggtatgaatttatttgaataatagtCTGTAGTCGCTGAGTTTGTtttgccggttcttctcaggactgtggctttttttggaaccggtggtagagttaacattgttatttatattttgacattcaacaagtgtgttatactgacatctaactaaataaatgaataaatgaatttgaatttctcTCAAATTCATTcaaactcaaattcaaattggaCAAATTGTTTATTTCATACTACACCATGAAAAATAATGTGGAGCTTAAGGTAGCCGTTCATGATATGTCAAAGAGATTAAACACGCGATTAAACACGAAGAGATTAAACTATATTAAGATAAAGATGAAACGACATTGGTTTCTCAATCTACCATGTATGAATCTTATTATTGTTAAATCTGACCAACTCTGaacactaaaattataattgaaaagtGTTATTTACCATAAATGACTGATTGTAAACAGCCGCGGCGGAGGCGAGGCGAGCAAGGCAGGAGCCCGCGCCGCGCACACGCCACCCGCGcccccccgcgcccgcgccaCCCCGCCCGCCACGCACGCCGCCATGCAGCCCGCCGCCTCCGCCGCCTACCAGGGCGGCTACCTGTCCTTCCAGCAGCAGCAGCAGTACCACGCCGCGGGTTGGCCGCCCTCCTGCTCGCTCGCCAAGCTGCAGCAGATGGCGGACGCGCCCCAGCACCATCCGCACGCGCATCCGCACCCCCACCAGGTACGCCtcttaattgtaataatttcgtAATTTAGAACAGTTTCTATTACACTTGTAGACATCTGATATTAAAGACGCCAACGTCAACATAACTATAGTATTGGGCAAGAAATAATGCACGATCTCTAGAAAGAGACATTCGGCTAATTTCGACTTTGTAGAGCGTTGTCAATTTCGCACGAAATACTAACAGTCCTGTATTTATTAAGAGCTGTTAAAACAATTATTGTGAGTTGCGTATTTTGAttattctttttgtttattttttataaaacaagtgTTGGTTGTCCTTAGcttatagtaaaaaaaacatgtacatttacgtattgatttttttaatttgaaaagtgATACATTCTgacaaaacatttataaatcCTCAATTCTTTTCGATTCGCTATCAGTGCTCTCAATGAAGTCAATATCATTGTCGTTTTCAGCCGTATTTATTAGTAGTCTATCAGTATAATTATCTAAACCGTGTTGAAATCTTCGAAATTCATTCTCACATTTAATTGCACGATCGCAAACCTTTTTCCACTCTCCAGTCCCAATCATGTTTACTTTTTCTGCCAATAATGTTTTTACTGTAGTTAAATTCGTACCCACATTTCTAGAGGTTACATAACCATGTAAAGGCTTCACGTTTTTCCTAAATATGCCATACATAGTACAATTCTAAATCATTGAAATTTGGGGGTGTTAACAACTCTCTATATATATTCTGAACTGGACGCGAGCGTACTGCACCGCATTTGTCGAACGACTGACAAAACGTAGCATATGTAGTGTGCGAAAGGGACAATGCTCTACAAAGCCGAATGTTTCATTCTAAAGGTCGATGTGCATTATTTCTTGCCCAGTACTTTAGTTTGAAGTAGGCTTTAGATTTGCCTAATTTGGCCTAAAAGAAGGCAATATTACCACGATCAGACCCAAATCTTTGATTATATAGTGTAAAATTAGTATTGtatcgtaataaataaattagcaaACCCGTTGTTCTTTTCCGCAGTACGCACAGCAGGCGGGCACGCCGCCGGGCTCGGTGGGCGGCGTGGGCGGCGTGGGCGGAGTGGCAGGCGTGGGCGGAGTGGGCGGTGTAGGCGCGCAGTACCACGCTAAGTACTACGCGCCGCACCACAACCAGCTCGACTCGCCGCGGAATGCTCGTACCGCGCCAAGTCAGTACATCGCGCTTATTACTTTAATGTTTAATTCATTGCATGTGCATGTGGTTTATTGAGTTTGTCCAGCCAATGACAGATGCAAAGTGTGAAACATTTTGTATAAACGAGAATTCGTCtactcgcattaaaactgtataatctctaAACTTACTAATTTAGGAGAGtaatttaaaggtttaacatgtgatattttcatctttgcaacatttattttttattttttatcagttacattatctgtcttttaagtaagttaaaattatgtattaatcttgttaatagtagtcaaaacaggtactctaaacaaaaaaaaaaaaactacgctcttttgacagtatttatgagaaaaatactggtgataccaaatgattccgcatattaactcttttcaaatatttttggaaattgtacacttttaatacgAAAAGACGAATTGTTTTAATATGACGGTCTGGGCATTCAATTGTTGTATTGCTGAAGACGTAGCAGAGAAGCTTCAGTCTATCCactgttatgtggttaccggagcctacagACATCGGAATATAAATACTGTTATAAGTAtagtgcaataaaaagaaaagctTTCTTACTTGAATCGAGGACTTCCTTCAGCCAGAAGACGAAACCTCGGTTGCGATTCACCAGAGGGCGGGGCTGAGACGCCCGAACGGTCCGCCGCATGTCGGCCAGTCGGTTGCGGCTGGCCCTTGTAGCAAGGTTGCCTTCAGTTACTCGGGTGGCGTCTCGGCAACGCATCTCCTCGAATAAGACAGTGGCGCATCTTCGCATCGCTTCGACCGCTGTTCTGGTCGCGTCACCACAGAAGGCCACAcacggacccgatcagccgatgGACTAGTCTCGCCAGGGTCACGTAGGTCCGGGTAGAGAAGAGCTCTTACGCCCAAACTATGGAGCGGTCGACTTGCAGAAGACCTTAATGCAGAGCATCACAGCAAACAATGGTCGGCAGTAACAAATAGGGTCTTATTTGAGCGACGTCGACACGGGACTCTTCTTGCCAGACGAAGCAAAGCCTctgccgtgtcctcgtcgccaCCATAACGCTGGAACTCCATCGTCAACTCTCTCGCGAGAGTTGACCAGGGTTTTTGCAGAGTAGACATTCATCATGGTCACAGAGATCTTGTTTTACTTCAGTTTACTTTTATCTCATTCCACATTTTTCAAACGTTTATACTAAGCAGGATTAATGACTGCCTACCACCCAAACAAGCCGTTATCGGAAAGGCAGTTATAGTATCGTAGACCACAATCATACGCAGCTGCAGGCTGTACAAAAGATCGAGGAATGTAACCTGCCGCTTTGTTTAACATTTGTGGACTGCGAGAAAGCCTTCGATTCGATAGAGACCTGGGCTGTAGTGTAGTCTCTCCAACGGTGCCaagaagcccactgagtttctcgccggatcttctcagtgggtcgcgtttccaatccggtggtagattccgcgaagcactgctcttgctagggccagtgctagcaacattcccggtttggccgcgtcagctcacctacacgtcaaggagaagttgaaatagcctctcagcaTAGGTTTTTTTAAGCTGATGACTGATACATCGACGTGTCGAAGAGTTTGTACGAAAACGCCATTATGTCAGTCCGATTACAGGACCGGGCTACGGAACTCATTCTTCTGCAGCGTGGCGTCCTGCTTCTGGACTAGAAAGGGTTAGGCATCAGCATCAACGGCGATTACATGATTCATCTTCGGTTTGCCGATGATACGTGATTATGACAGAGATCTTGGAGGACCTCAGTAAAATGCTCAATGACCTCAGTAGGGCTCCTGAGTGGGCCTTAGTATATACTTGGACAAAACGAAAATTATGTCGATTATGTCCGATGTGCCCACTTCAGTATAGATCAGACGCTTTGCGCTCTAAGCTCTACGTTTAACTTCGAGAAAGAGTTCAATCGTTGGATCCAACTAAGATGGGGCAGCGATCGGGAAGCTACGCAAAATTTCCCAAATACCGCAGTGCTTCAAGACGGAAGTCTATGACCATAGCAGCCATGCTGGGTACTGCTGGGCCCCATTGTGGGTTGTTCCAGTGATGGCATACGGCAGTGCgacgtggtcgctcacaatgggtCTTGCCGAAATTGAATCAGGAATGAGGAGATTCGTAGAAGAACCCAGGTAAATGACATAGCTCGAAGGATTGCcacattgaagtggcagtgagCAGGGAGCATTGCTCGTAGAACATATGGTTGCTGAGAATAAAAAGTTCTCGAGTGCCGATCGTGCACCGGAGAAGGCACATCTGGTAGACCTCCCACGAGTtagaccgacgacctggtaatGGTCGCGGGAATCCGCAAGATGCAGACAGGGTGGGACTGGTCGCTATGAAGAAACTCGGGGAAGGCGATGATCATGACGATGATGTTGTGGGATGTTTaacgacaaaggaaagatcttccaccgagcgcgtgatattgctcggtagaccgacggtcctaatgttgttcggaacttgtatatatgcaagcttattttcagattcaggcatctgtcaaatatcttgcgttgtataatGGCTACCCGCCTCAATGTCTTGATGTTGTCTCATCaaagatttacttttttattttttattgcttagatggttggacgagctcacaggccacctggtgttaagtggttactggagcccatagacatctacaacgtaaatgcgccacccaccttgagatatatgttctaagatctcattatagttacaacggctgctccacgctTCATACCGAAaagcgttactgcttcacgccagaaacatgcagggcggtggtacgcacccgcgcggactcacaagaggtcctaccaccagtaaattactgTTGAAATGTTGATCAATTGAGGGTAACATTGAATTTGTTCGCTAGGTAACCTGAGCCCCATGCAGCACATGCAGATGGGCGCCGGGTCCCGCGTGTCGCCGCACCTCATCAGCCAGTACGGGCTGAACGGGTACCGCGTGCCGCCgggcgccgccgccgccgcccagCAGCAGTTCAACAACCTGCCGGGCGCCGTGTCGCAGCAGGCCGTCTCGCAGCAGCACAACGTGTACTACTCGCCTTACAtcaacccgccgccgccgctgGCCGCGCTCAACTCGGCGCGTCGGTAGCGCGCACACAAACACGATCTGTACATATTAACCTAAGATATTACCAACTGTtattacacaaaatataattttgtgaaaaaatatctacttgttttatttacaaatatttattgttttatttactggttgtaggacctcttgagagttcgcgcgggtaggtgccaccaccctgcccatttctgccgtgaagcagtaatgcgtttcggcttgaaggatagaaccgttgtgactatacttgagaccttagaacttatatctcaaggtgggtggcgcatttacgccgtagatgtctatgggctccagtaaccacttaacaccaggtgggctgtgagctcgtccacctatctaagcaataaaaaaaaaagaatagcttATCATCGAGGTTGATGAATTGTCCGAGGAGGCGCttctggttttatttttttgtatttgtaaacATTAAATGCCATCTTTACCTTATTGTGAAAGGCTTATGGAGAATACCTACTTATTGGTAGGCAATGGTctggcccctggcattgctaatgtccatgggcgacggtaaccactcaccatcaggtgggcgttACTCTCGTCAGCCTAGAAGTCAATGGTGACACAGAACCTCTAGTTTTTGTTAATGGAAAATTTCCTCCCGCCTCCGGATTTCAAGTTTTATCTGTCattcacaaatatatttttaatattgtcgaTTTCAGTATTACCGCGAACCCCAAAACATCAGTACTCTCCGGAAATCGAGtagagaatttaaaaaaacactattgcaataaaaataaacgtttatattacttaaaaattagatataaatatttaagtaattttttcaaCAAGCATGTTTGTCGAATATGTAGGTTTACAActcttaaaattatatttttataatactacTTGGCAAAACACTAATATTAAGGTTAGTTTGAATATAAAGATGTCTTAagttaatcaataataatttatttaatataagtaatatgGGCAGtaataaatgtacatatatacaatgATTATCATCTTTGGCTCAAATACTATTCAATAGGTACTAACTACTATACGTATATAGGTACTTTCCTATTTTATATTTCACCTTAGAAAAAGTTACGTCTTTGCAGACTGCAGACAATCCAAATTATGGTTTTAG from Bombyx mori chromosome 3, ASM3026992v2 encodes the following:
- the LOC110384829 gene encoding histone acetyltransferase KAT6A isoform X4 → MCDPDEVGKEVWKRWILEAIHKIRSQKQRPSVERICHAIRQHHNYHEDIVSERLERAVREGVVLKVYNKGQSSYKDPGGMQNRTLRLAPNVDISRPVAKIVRELGERDGSTLKSIERHLYQAYQIIVSPDVDVKAILRAAVKRAVARGLLSHHAGAYVVADSSNNTSSDRSSKQKKHSQDSSEEINGNLPLFQGIVPSFKQLLRFQYAEDYKQVQGGVPVCSECLGTDTKNQSGIAESLICCSQCKSYAHPSCLDLLDHVTQTTVKTSRWSCGECATCLVCGAGGAWAARCAVRCGRHAHPRCAAPPWRCPTCTLPRRVPSRTRALQPRVPRPLIGSRCRRTPAADAAAARPRKPKTPRRPRSDEERSDECSRLPAGVTEADAEVFRAARAAAGLPEDATPPPPAPAPLTPSLAPPAPTVRCPSAIEFGQWEIETWYSSPFPQEYARLPKLFLCEFCLKYAKSRGVLARHVDKCPWRHPPATEIYRRDDLSVFEVDGNANKLYCQNLCLLAKLFLDHKTLYYDVEPFLFYVLTKNDAKGCHLVGYFSKEKHCQQKYNVSCIMTMPQYQRQGYGRFLIHFSYLLSKEEGQPGTPEKPLSDLGRVSYHAYWKSVILEYLHDHRNEPFTFEHIAHATGMHMNDIGGTFQLLGFLRYLPGDEARLGLCVDWARVDAHAARLRARPRLEIDPECLRWTPLVPAAVNPFRSPDDTAPDSRSDPEPPTDAEDEPAHEEAAPPSALPEPAPAVEVTSSGRRRTRPLKYSECTYQTAPTPAEVCRKRKRDNERKISETVEDSVGSETPRSHRSRSVMGSKPPQPDIAPLENGIANSKEVVSASDSQDPPPTTVRKIRPKRKFRWKGRPRKRVKSGRSEPEPDPAPAAKKPRVDPQLEQRTDYKTDESTEPEGTNVAAGEAGPPARRPDDDKRDSGAASEDSSAEADDEMEAEERDEAAPVPPVSPRALEGDATDHHTSDMELDSIHMDSPKSLADETPPDPPVPQQPSPVPAAEISPAGTAGPDTPRLLNGEVKSPLPVSEDKETIIISESDDNNSQSCPLPSPHAPPPAPPPPRLLSPPAPGSPPACPPAVLPLVTTENAHIVLDAKAAPATPPPGPVTPLETIVVEAESDCAASPASAALVEVRDRRKETVIQHQNCEEVKHSNEPSNKNESTSQASEQNRDAYGQPACDRRPEHPKVDAYADVERIKNKLTSPAGGAKDAELPFRDDASHARKDEITVTRTGSESTPPVYHAPVVTNSMTIQEINAAQHTFLNHRANVSKESQGVQTDRVLKSNEANRGASKGTKLEVPHPITSPVVNSDAAQFLPRCHSANAAVGLGAEPDLKPREKSKLRDVRVNSAHCKLEKGDKRPARADTPLRKPDPAPDAHKKVDFFKKEKASAAKCEKNVAIKHDRAEQAEPRAASKIKYDAEPPKPDYQIPNYHAAPAQYQWPPWDPARLQSSWDHKNYLDKLQGFNLPHLEQPPKSPQKLAAKYDNLAYGLYAAPQPKESKPPTRNKQPKAAACQSQSDQKKTKQDCGEYTHAFASCDKTDGEKKRTKKEDVKDGKEDVEALHSLGVYTPDSSGNSVHSVQYPTCELDVSQLGLESPNSISSDLASPCSMLHVPPSPQYPHSSLHIPAIMSQPAQPLPAKHKMNNRNASRGGGEASKAGARAAHTPPAPPRARATPPATHAAMQPAASAAYQGGYLSFQQQQQYHAAGWPPSCSLAKLQQMADAPQHHPHAHPHPHQYAQQAGTPPGSVGGVGGVGGVAGVGGVGGVGAQYHAKYYAPHHNQLDSPRNARTAPSNLSPMQHMQMGAGSRVSPHLISQYGLNGYRVPPGAAAAAQQQFNNLPGAVSQQAVSQQHNVYYSPYINPPPPLAALNSARR